One Babesia bovis T2Bo chromosome 4 map unlocalized Chr4_1, whole genome shotgun sequence genomic window carries:
- a CDS encoding ATP binding family protein gives MVHFGQVIMGPPGSGKSTYCAGAKQLLTRLGRPTAIINLDPQANVFELPYKPDIDIRELVDCCNVANTYDLGPNASLLFAMDYLLANLDWLIQKVHSLGNVYLLYDIPGQIELFTHHTSLKKIVDTLQCRHDHILTGVNLIDSTLCADPYKYVAALLASLSCQIFIHLPHVNVLSKLDVLCMISQDLAFNLEFYTSVASLEELLCHFKNSFSYRHDESFERFVRALCELVDDFNLISFATLDVQNVTSMIKLLRVIDKAMGYLTTGGIDDYNIDEYLEIDYRASLCVETTKNKFLEG, from the coding sequence ATGGTACACTTCGGTCAAGTGATAATGGGACCACCCGGTTCGGGCAAATCTACTTACTGCGCAGGTGCGAAACAGCTTCTGACAAGATTAGGACGTCCTACAGCAATAATTAATTTAGATCCACAGGCAAACGTATTTGAGTTACCGTATAAACCGGATATTGATATCCGCGAATTAGTGGATTGTTGTAATGTGGCCAATACGTATGATTTGGGGCCAAATGCATCCTTGTTGTTTGCAATGGACTACCTGCTTGCAAATTTGGATTGGCTTATACAGAAGGTACATTCATTGGGCAATGTATACCTCCTTTACGATATACCAGGGCAAATAGAGTTATTTACCCATCACACATCTCTCAAGAAAATAGTAGATACTCTCCAGTGTAGGCATGATCATATACTTACCGGGGTCAATCTAATAGATTCTACACTCTGTGCCGATCCATACAAGTATGTTGCAGCCTTATTGGCATCGTTGAGTTGTCAAATTTTTATACATCTACCTCATGTTAACGTCCTAAGCAAATTGGATGTGCTATGTatgatatcgcaagatTTGGCTTTCAATCTAGAATTTTACACTTCCGTAGCTTCTTTAGAAGAATTATTATGTCATTTCAAAAACTCGTTTTCGTATCGGCATGATGAAAGTTTCGAAAGGTTCGTTAGAGCCCTATGTGAGTTGGTTGATGATTTTAATCTCATATCCTTTGCCACACTGGATGTTCAAAACGTTACATCCATGATTAAATTGTTAAGAGTCATAGACAAAGCAATGGGCTACCTAACAACAGGAGGCATAGAtgattataatatagatGAGTATTTAGAAATTGATTACAGAGCCAGCCTATGTGTTGAAActacaaaaaataaatttCTTGAGGGATAA
- a CDS encoding ATP-dependent Clp protease proteolytic subunit family protein yields the protein MATMHCITGILTIIVLLQGFIATFKIERRNRYYKPCSNYLTDKLFMTPLGVPLVEYKIPGTQRSEFHDIHTRLYRERILFVSQSLDESYTNMIIGTLLCLDSDSNEKPITLYINSQGGPSTAGITLYDTIKHLKSKIATINVGFCSATASLLLASGTPGMRSALPHSRVVMHQPAGTLEGSAEQIRSQAQYMLNMKRILQKLYSQVTNQPLDNIAKDLEREQFMSAEESLQYGLVDRIIRTDHAK from the exons ATGGCAACGATGCATTGTATCACCGGAATATTAACTATCATAGTGCTTCTACAG GGATTTATTGCCACTTTTAAAATAGAACGTAGAAACAGGTATTACAAGCCTTGCAGCAACTATTTAACCGACAAGTTGTTTATGACGCCTTTAGGTGTGCCTCTCGTGGAGTACAAAATACCTGGAACCCAGCGATCTGAATTCCATGATATTCATACAAGGTTATATAGAGAACGTATTCTATTTGTCAGTCAATCTCTCGATGAGAGCTACACTAATATGATCATCGGCACACTTCTATGTCTCGATAGCGACTCCAATGAGAAACCAATCACGTTGTATATCAATAGCCAGGGTGGCCCATCTACCGCTggtataacattatatGATACGATTAAACACCTGAAGTCTAAAATTGCAACAATAAATGTTGGCTTCTGCAGTGCAACGGCTTCGCTACTGCTGGCCTCTGGAACACCGGGGATGCGCTCAGCTCTACCTCATTCAAGAGTTGTTATGCATCAACCCGCTGGGACACTGGAAGGGTCAGCAGAGCAAATCAGAAGCCAGGCTCAATATATGCTTAATATGAAGCGAATCTTGCAGAAATTATACAGCCAAGTAACTAATCAGCCTTTGGACAACATAGCTAAGGATTTAGAACGTGAACAGTTCATGTCAGCTGAAGAAAGCCTACAATACGGATTGGTTGACAGAATTATCAGGACAGACCATGCAAAATAG